The DNA segment CGATCGCCCGCCTCGAGGAGATCGCGGCCGACCGGGCGGGCAGCGCGCGGGTCGACATCGCGGTCCACCATCTCACCGCCCCCGACCGGGCGTCGGCGCTGGCGGATCGTTTGCGGGCGCGGGTGCCGGGGCTGGCCGATCTGCATGTGAGTGAGGTCGGGGCGGTGATCGGGGCGCATACGGGGCCTGGGTTGCTGGGGGTTGTGGTTTCGCCGCGGTGAGATTTCGCCGCGGTGACGGCCCTTTTCGTGGGTTGGTCACTCGTGTGGGTGGCGGAGTTATCCACAACTCGCCGGTAATCCCCGGGGATTGAGCAAGATCATCGCGAGTGCATCGAGGCGTCCGATGCTCGTCGCATGGCACTTCGATCACGTACACGCACCACGACGGCAACCAGCGGCCCGGGCCGCGGCCCTCACTCCGACGTCCGTGCCCGCCGACGCCGACACATGCATGCCCCGGGCCGGTCACGGCCGCGCCATGCGTCCGAGCGAGCGGCGGAGGAGCTGCGGCGAAGGGCGGAGGTGATTTTCGCCGAACGAGCCGGGGAGTGGGGGAGTCGGGGGCGGGACCACCGGTGGGTGGGGACACGTCTGAGGGGGCTGATCGGCGTGCGGGGCGTGGGCATGAGCCTGGCCCCGGGGAGTCGGGGGCGGACCTGGGGGGTGCGCTGCGGGTTGGTGGGGTGACGGGTGCGGATGTCCCGGGGGCTGACTGGCTGCTGGGATCCGATGGCCGGCGCGCTGATGGGCTGGTGGGCACCGTAGCGCCGGGCGCTGATGGGCTGCTGGGCACCGTAGTCCCGGGCGCTGATGGGTCGCGCGGTTTTGATGTCCCGCGTGCCGAAGGGCTCGTGGCCTCCGATGTCCCGCGTGCGGAAGGGCTCGTGGCCTCCGATGTCCCGCGCGGCGATGGGGCGAGGGGCGCGGACGTGCCGGATGCCGGTGCGGGTGAGAGGGCTGGTGGCGCGGGTGCCGTCGTGGGTGACGGGGCTGGTGGCGCTGGTGTTGGAGCCGGAGCCGGAGCCGGTGCCGGTGCCGGGGAGTGGCGGGCGCGTGCCGGGCTGGCTTTGCGGGAGCGGATGCCGGTGTGGTTGCAGGCGAGGTGTGGGCTGGAGCGGCGGAGCGTGGTTGCGCTCACCGTGGTGCTCGTCCTCGCTGCCGGGTTCGCGGTGCAGCACTTCTGGGCCGGGCGGGCGCTGTCCGTGCGGGCGCCGGAGGTGGTGCGGGCGGCGGCCTCGTACGGCGGAGAACCGCAGGGAGGACAGCAGCAGGGAGGGGCGAGCGGGCCGAGTACGTCGGCGGCCGTCGGTGCGTCCGGAGCTGGGGCCACGGCGGCTGCCGAGATCGTCGTGGACGTCAGCGGCAAGGTGCGCGAACCGGGCATCCACCGCCTGCCGGCCGGTTCGCGGGTCGCCGACGCCCTGCGCGTAGCCGGTGGGGTGCGGCCCGGCACGAAGACCGACAGCCTCAACCGGGCTCGGTTCCTGGTGGACGGCGAGCAGGTGGTCGTCGGGGGTCCGGCCGCCGTGTCCGGGGCCGCTCCGGGCACGGGTGTGGGCACGGGCGGTGCGGCGGTCGCGGGGGCGGCACCCGGCGCGCCGGTCGCCCTCAACACAGCCACTGGGGACCAGCTCGACACCCTCCCGGGCGTCGGCCCGGTCCTGGCCCAGCACATCATCGACTATCGCACCCAGCATGGCGGCTTCCGCTCGGTGGACGAGCTGCGCGAGGTCAACGGCATCGGCGACCGCCGTTTCGCCGATCTACGGAATCTCGTGCGGCCATGATTCACGACGCCCGCGTACCCGACCCCGCGCCCTCCCGCGCCACCGTCCACGCCGCGTCCGGCAGCCGGCTCGGTGCCTCCCACCCCCGTCAGGAAGGACCGACGGACCTCCGACTCGTCCCGCCCGCGCTGTCCGCCTGGGCGACGGCGGCCCTGATGCTGGGCGCCCCTGAGAGGTGGGCGGTCGGGGTGGCGGTTGTCTGTCTGCTTGCGGCAGGCGTATTGCTGGTCGTGCGGCTGGGCGGGGGTGTGGAAGGCGGGCTTGGCGGGTCCCCACCCGGGCAGCCCACCCCACCGCGCAGGCCGAGCACCGTGCCCAGGCGCATCAGCCGGCCGCGAGCCTCGGTCGCCGCCGTGCTGCTCTGTGTCGCCGCGGCTGCCGTCTCCGCCGGGCTGCACGGGGCCGACCTGCGGCGTGGGCCGGTGCCGGAGCTGGCGCGGGAGTACGCCACCGTGACCGCCGAGGTAGAGGTGACCTCCGATCCCCGGCTCACCCGAGCTCGGGTCAGAGGGAATCACATGGCGCCGACCTCGGTGCTGATCAACGCGGATGTACGACGTGTCGAGGACGCGGACGGCACGGCGGTGGTGACGCGGGCGCCGGTGCTGATGATCGTCGACGCGGGGTGGGGGTCGGGGTCGTCCAGTGAGGGTGAAGGGGCGCCGCAGTCCTCCCGCGCCCGGCGTTCTCCCTGGCTGGAGCTGCTCCCCTCCACCCGGCTGCGGGTGACCGCGCGGTTCGCGCCCGCCCTCGCGGACGGGGACCGGGTGGCGGCCGTGCTGCGGGTGCGGGACCCGGGGGTGCCGCAGGTAGTGGGGGAGCCGTCGGGGGCGCAGCGGCTGGCGGGGCGGTTGCGGGCCGGGCTGCGGGAAGCGACCGACGGCTTGCCGGCGGATGCGCGAGCACTGCTGCCTGGCCTGGTCGTGGGGGACACCTCGCGGATCACCGCGGAGCTGGACAAGGCGTTCAAGGAGACCGACCTCGCGCACACGCTCGCCGTCTCCGGCAGCAACCTCACGATCATCCTCGCCCTGCTCATCGGCCCGCCCGGCCTGGCGCAGCTCGCCGAGCGCCGTGGGCTCGCGCCTCGTCTCGGCATCTCCCTGCGGACGACAGCGCTGCTCGGCGGGGCGCTCACCCTCGCGTTCGTCGTCGTATGCCGGCCGGACCCGAGCGTGCTGCGGGCCGCGGCCTGCGGAGCCGTCGCGCTGCTCGCCCTGGCGACCGGACGCCGTCGGACTCTGATCCCGGCGCTGGCGACGGCCGTACTGCTGCTGGTGCTGTACGACCCGTGGCTGGCCCGCAGTTACGGCTTCCTGCTCTCCGTCCTGGCCACGGGTGCCCTGCTCACCCTCGCGCCCCGCTGGAGCGCGGCGTTGCGACGGCGCGGGGTGCCGCCGAGGTTGGCCGAGGCACTGGCGGCCGCGGCTGCAGCGCAGGCGCTGTGCGCTCCGGTCGTGGCGGTGCTGTCGGCTCGGGTGAGCCTGGTGGCGGTGCCGTGCAATCTGCTCGCGGAGTTCGCGATCGCACCGGCGACGGTGCTGGGCTTCGCGGCGCTGGCGACGGCGCCGTTGGCGATGCCCGTGGCCAAGGTGCTGGCCTGGTGTGCGGGTTGGCCGACCGGCTGGATCGCGGATGTCGCCCGGACCGGCGCCGCGCTGCCCGGCGCGGGAGTGGACTGGCCCGGCAGCTGGACCGGGGCGGCGCTGCTCGCCCTCGCCACGGTGGTCGCTCTGCTTGCCGGTCGGCTGCTGCTGCGGCACCCCTGGTGGTGCGGTGTCTGCGGGGCGCTGCTCCTGCTGGTGGTGGTGCAGCCGCCGCCGCTGACCAGGGTGGTCACGGGGTGGCCGCCGCCCGGGTGGCGGTTCGCGATGTGCGATGTGGGGCAGGGCGACGCGACGGTGCTCGCGGCAGGCGACGGGACGGCCGTGGTCGTGGACGCTGGCCCCGATCCGACGCTGGTCGACCGGTGCCTGCGCACGCTCGGGATCACCCGGGTTCCGCTTGTCGTGCTCACCCACTTCCACGCCGACCATGTGGCGGGCCTGCCCGGCGTCCTGCGCGGTCGTGCGGTGGGCGCGATCGAGACGACAGGGTACGAAGAGCCCGTGGACCAGGTGGAGTTCGTGCGCAGGGAGGCGGCCGCTCGGCGCGTTCCCGTGACGCGGGCCGCCGCCGGGGAGGAGCGGCGTGCCGGAGACTTGAGCTGGCAGGTGGTCTGGCCGCCGCCCTCCCACCCGTCCCTCCCGGCCACGGCCCCGGAGGGTCCGAACGACGCCAGTGTCACCTTGCTCGTCCGGTCGTCCGGGCTGCGGCTTCTGCTGCTCGGGGATCTCGAACCCCCGGCCCAGCGGGCGCTGTTGAGATCGCCGGCCGGGGCGCTGCTGGGCGGCGTGGACGTGCTCAAGGTGGCCCATCACGGCTCGGCGTACCAGGACCCCGAGCTCATACGCCGGGCGGCGCCCCGGCTGGCGTTGATCAGCTGTGGCGAGGACAACCCGTACGGCCATCCGGCTCCCAGCACCCTCGCGGCGCTACGGGCGCAGGGAGCCGTGGTGCTGCGGACGGACGAGGACGGGGCGCTGGCGGTCGCGGGTACGGGCGCGGAGCTGCGGGCGGCGGGAGACTGAGGGCATGGAATCCGTTGAGGTTGATGCCTATCTCCGCCGCCTG comes from the Streptomyces sp. NBC_00443 genome and includes:
- a CDS encoding helix-hairpin-helix domain-containing protein, yielding MPDAGAGERAGGAGAVVGDGAGGAGVGAGAGAGAGAGEWRARAGLALRERMPVWLQARCGLERRSVVALTVVLVLAAGFAVQHFWAGRALSVRAPEVVRAAASYGGEPQGGQQQGGASGPSTSAAVGASGAGATAAAEIVVDVSGKVREPGIHRLPAGSRVADALRVAGGVRPGTKTDSLNRARFLVDGEQVVVGGPAAVSGAAPGTGVGTGGAAVAGAAPGAPVALNTATGDQLDTLPGVGPVLAQHIIDYRTQHGGFRSVDELREVNGIGDRRFADLRNLVRP
- a CDS encoding ComEC/Rec2 family competence protein; amino-acid sequence: MIHDARVPDPAPSRATVHAASGSRLGASHPRQEGPTDLRLVPPALSAWATAALMLGAPERWAVGVAVVCLLAAGVLLVVRLGGGVEGGLGGSPPGQPTPPRRPSTVPRRISRPRASVAAVLLCVAAAAVSAGLHGADLRRGPVPELAREYATVTAEVEVTSDPRLTRARVRGNHMAPTSVLINADVRRVEDADGTAVVTRAPVLMIVDAGWGSGSSSEGEGAPQSSRARRSPWLELLPSTRLRVTARFAPALADGDRVAAVLRVRDPGVPQVVGEPSGAQRLAGRLRAGLREATDGLPADARALLPGLVVGDTSRITAELDKAFKETDLAHTLAVSGSNLTIILALLIGPPGLAQLAERRGLAPRLGISLRTTALLGGALTLAFVVVCRPDPSVLRAAACGAVALLALATGRRRTLIPALATAVLLLVLYDPWLARSYGFLLSVLATGALLTLAPRWSAALRRRGVPPRLAEALAAAAAAQALCAPVVAVLSARVSLVAVPCNLLAEFAIAPATVLGFAALATAPLAMPVAKVLAWCAGWPTGWIADVARTGAALPGAGVDWPGSWTGAALLALATVVALLAGRLLLRHPWWCGVCGALLLLVVVQPPPLTRVVTGWPPPGWRFAMCDVGQGDATVLAAGDGTAVVVDAGPDPTLVDRCLRTLGITRVPLVVLTHFHADHVAGLPGVLRGRAVGAIETTGYEEPVDQVEFVRREAAARRVPVTRAAAGEERRAGDLSWQVVWPPPSHPSLPATAPEGPNDASVTLLVRSSGLRLLLLGDLEPPAQRALLRSPAGALLGGVDVLKVAHHGSAYQDPELIRRAAPRLALISCGEDNPYGHPAPSTLAALRAQGAVVLRTDEDGALAVAGTGAELRAAGD